CAATCTCGTCTTCCAGGGTCAGCCCTTCAGGCGGTGCCGGCAGCAGCGACGAGCCGCCCCCGGAGACCAGGGCAATGACGAGATCGTCCGCCGTCAGCCCTTCGACCAGTCTCAACAACTCCGCCGAGCCGGCAAGCCCCGCCTCGTCCGGCACCGGATGCGCCGATTGCAGCACGCGGACACGCTGGCACTCTGCAATCGGCCCATGACGCGCTACAACCGCACCTTCCAGCGGCCCATCCCACAGGCTCTCGAAAGCCGCCGCCATCTGGCTTGCCGCTTTACCCGCGCCGACGACGATGGTGCGTCCCTTGGGCCGTTCCGGCCGATGGGCACGGATGGCGGCCAGCGGATCGGCAGCCGAAACAGCGGCCTCGAAAAGACTGGTCAGGAACGGCCGAGGGGCAAGGGGCATCGGCAATCAATCCGCAATTTCGATATCATAGACGAGCACACCGTCGACCCCACCTTCGCAGGCATCGACAATCCGGCCACCGACCTTCTGGTGTTCAGGATGAACGAGGTAGGCATCGCGGGCGCCAGCATCGGCAAAATCGATGATGAAGCCGCTGGAATAACCTTTGTCCATGCCGGTTTCCGGGCTGACATTCGGCCCGATATGAGCAGCTACAAAGCCGGGGACCAGAGGCTTCAACGCCTCGATCGCGTGGAAGATTTCTGTCTTCCGGCCATCGGGATAA
This genomic stretch from Pararhizobium capsulatum DSM 1112 harbors:
- a CDS encoding Dabb family protein, with translation MIRHCVFLRFKSDYPDGRKTEIFHAIEALKPLVPGFVAAHIGPNVSPETGMDKGYSSGFIIDFADAGARDAYLVHPEHQKVGGRIVDACEGGVDGVLVYDIEIAD